ATAATACTTTGTACTCGTGTCCTGTGCCTCTTTAATTTCTTGTATTTAGTGGTAATATGAAGTCTGTAAAGGATTATGAGGCCATTGTATACCATGCTTGTAGAAAactgaagtaaaaaaataaatattactgaataaatataatgataattataattataaattaataattagtCATGATTACCCACAGCAAAGGATTTAAACTGCgaaagttttttaattaatgattttcttttaaaattaaaagaggCTTTGCTCTAGCTTCAAGCTCGTGGTTAGTGTACAAGATTGTATGAAGGGTTATCGATAAAGAAGCGTGTCACAGAGCTTCACAAGCAGGATGTGTTAGACTGTGTGTCAGCCAAAAAAAGCCATcaccacttttttctttcttttaaaatttttttgtgtgtaagctATCTCCTAAAGCGTGAGGCCAACACGCTCTGATGCTTCTCAACTGGCATTTCCCAAAAACTCAGTGAATGCATCAAAACAAGGTGAATCAcgatcacaaaaaaaaagaaagaatccCTTATGTTGTTTTTCCCTGGAAAGGAGAGTACCCGAAGTCAGTGTTCATGCATTAAATGGTATTTTTTTGTACATAACTTTTTTACTGTGAGGACGTATAGATGTGACTACAACATGTTAAAACGGAAACCCAAACTAAGaaatttacaaatgaaaattcaAATTCAGAATCAAATATGCTAAACCAAGCATTAAAAGACTGCTATTTTCGATTAGGAGAAAGATGTAGACAAGTTTTAACTTTCATAGTTTGTCCCCTTTCAGCTTCTTTCATATTTTGATTGGGAAGGTTTTATTCTTGAAAATGCATATTACATGACTGTGCAGATAGTTGAACAGGACTGTATtagaaattcatttattatcattattcacACTGATTTTGCTTTGAAGAAAGCGGTCAGATTAAATGACTTTCCTAACCCCTTCTGTCGAGGGATGGAGTCATGGCATCAGGCTAAGactgttcattaaaaaataatacatctgCAGGGTTTTCAAatccattttaaatattttaattctgcAAGAGATCCAATGGATGCAGTGAAGTTGTGGGGTAGAGGGTGAgttagtaaacattttccttATGTCAGCTTTTAACATTTGATCTTTACTTGTAAGTGTTTTTGCGTAAGCCAGAGACAAATATCTGGACTTAGGACTTAAGCAAAAAGAATGGATGGATAGAAGGAAATAGAAACTGCTAAAATATCACTAAGTAAGCTGTTGCCGCGGTACTTAAGatcttgtaaaatatatatgtatattacaaaaatgtttattgtgtgcGGATAGATAAGGAAATGGGTAATAGACTagaaagggaaggagaaaaGATACAAATAGATAGGTACCAATTGACAATCTATAACCTGCAAACTTCTCTTTCATCAATACTTTACtaattttacaacaaattgATAACAAATCCAAACGCCCGAATGCTGACCCTAAGTTATCTACTTTAACATCCTTCTTTCAGTTCATCTCTCGGCCCTACTGCTTAAAGTGATTGTGATTTCTGGTATCTATCTTCCACATATCCACGTGGTCTTAACTACAAACGATATCCTTGAGCCCCATGTACGCTAATAGTCTTTCCTGCTTTTTCTTATTAAGGCTATAAGAAAGTGTTCACTTTTAAAACCATTTCTAAAAACACCAGCTGCCTCTTCAAATGGAGGATACTGGTTGAATGAGTGTTTAGAGTTAACTAAATATGATCATTGAAGTGTCTTGCTGAGACGCTGTTTTGTCGGCGGGTGTTGTGATCATGGTAACTAACAAAGTGTGACAATaacttttaataattaatatatcaaatttctgttatttgtattattataattattagttGTATAAGGGCCGTGCTTAGCGGCAAGTAGATGAGGCATCTACTTAGGGCCCGGCTCTTTTGATAATCATCAGGGGCCCCACGcttttgattaatatggtaACTAGACTTCAAATTAATGAGGTGTtcatgcagcgtgctgtcaatgataaagaCGAAATGTGCCTGTGGGAAAGTGTCTTTAAATCCCGACTAAAACCATCGAGGACCCCGCACATGTCCTATGTCTCGGGCCCCGCGAGGGCTAAGTAGGATCCTGATtagtattatttaaataaaatctggTAGTACGGTTCTACCTTTGGCTGCGTGTCAGTAATGTTGCTTGCTCAAAATTGTATGTGTTCGGCAAGAGAGATCGCATCGTTGCACAGCCTAAATAACTCGATCGTTTTTGAGAAAAATTTCGCAGGTATTTCTGAGGAAAGAACACCTTGTGCAGTAGACTTGAACCGTTAAAAATGAGGCTAAAATTTGCATTTGAtctatttaaagataaaatataagcaCCTGCCCATGTACCTGCGCGCACACCGGTCATACACTGGCTTGCgattatttctgtaaaacatggCGACCAAAGGTAAGAATTTTATAGTTAGGTCCTACTATCAACTAGCTAACGTGTCGCGTTCTGtatattatatatctatatattatgTCCCTCCATTACCACACGATAAGTCATTAATATCTCTGCCAGTGTCATCATTTTTCTCAGAGACATCCTCCCCTCACACTCAGATTCCTCGACGTTCGCCTCCTAAGTCGTCTTCCGAAACAGAGTTAGCTTTCACTTGTGAATACAATAACTGACGGAAAGTGTGAGAATACCGTTTAATTTTGAATATATTGAATTTGCGTGTAAGAGACTGGGAATGCGAAGGATTGATGTGTATTtctctttgtcatcatcatctttgtaACAGTCGGTGAAAGAATAAGTTGGAATCGTAACATTTGATTTTGttattgaaagaaaagtttctttGACTTCACGGTTGAGAGTAAGTTAGATGACAAATGTGCTATACCGAGAAATAACTTTTGTATGTGGAAAATGACTTTAATCTTGAGAGGAGCTATGGGACTACTGTACTGTGTTATACACGATCTGTTGTTATTAGAGAGGcattcatttaattttcttctgtgttcTTAGAATAGTTTGCAGCCTTCATCTAAAAGATAATCAAAGCCTTGattaatataaaacataaaactcaTAAACAGGTCTTGATGATTTGTTGTAAGAAAGAACAAGGGTGGGACACTGTTTACTTGTGTTCCTAGTCTGTGGAATGTGTGTCCCTGACTATTGGTGACCCTAACGTGACCTGTCGTGGGTTTGTATTTTGTGCGAAGTCGGGTGTAAGATTGTCTTTTGATCCTGTGTTTGTGATCTCACCTAGAGGTGTAGACAAGTTATAGACGAAGTTATTTATCGGACGATTTGAACTACTGCtacttgtttattgttgacaGTGTTTAAGTGTGGGACTTAGTTCATTTACCCCATCTCCAGCTCCTCTGGTCTACGAGTGTGTAAAGCTCTATCCTAGTAAGGAATTGGCCTTTGTTCCTACTTTTATCTCGACTTTACCTTTCAGCTCACTACTCTGTGTATGAAGGTGTATGCAATAACCGCAAGTGAAAGTGGATGGCATCTATCCTAaagttttctgtcttgttttttttataaaagaatttgGGTTTTGCATCATAATACACACTTTTATATGAAGTAATCTGATATTTGAATAAGTTAATGCCCCTTAGATTAATTATGGGGTTTCTGCTGGCTGGGTGACAAAGCAGGCCCACccctttttcttatgcttttccttttactCCCTTACCCGGCCCTTTCATatatattcttcttttaaaggaagtcatactacagttttatctttcctatctttTGTTTACACTGGTCattctcctgtcttcttgtttctcatcatgcctttcttttgatgtaaTGTTTTCTCTGTGGCCTCCCTTACGCTTCATACACCTGGTCGAGTGGTTACGGtgtcttgtttcttttcctggGTAAAGGTCACGCTCCATGCTGACCCTCACCTCCACCCTTTCGCCTCTCTCTTGAGCTCCATTCAGCGACACTGGCAGAGTTCTAACCTCTCGTTAGctgctacaaaataaaaacatttgtttaactATTTGTCTACCTAATTCTCTACTAAGATTATCTAAGTGTCACTAATGGGTTTTATCTATCGTAACGCTATCTACTACTTAACCATAGTTATGTATTCATATTTACTTaaagactattttaaaaaaaactgttttaaagaataaCTTGCCCTCGTCTTCCGCAGAGTGCGCGCTGGGCTGAGTGTTCTTAGTGAGGAAACTAAGCGACGACTGACTCCTGCAGGTCACAGCAATACTGACGATAGACAGTGTAGTAAATATCCTGCTTATGGCTTcatctgtctttaaaaaaagtctacagATTATCACAGCAATTCTAACAAAAGcagtttatatatgtatagatcTTTCACAAAACAGTTACTGTTCATGTATTtcctatatatatgtatacactgCTGACTGAACATTAGTTGACAGAGATGCAATTCACAAATCAATCTGTGAGATGTGAAATTTAAGATGTGAGGGGAATATGTCTGCGAGTATGCCTGTTAGGTAACCGGCGAACAAAGGAAAGCTCAGTTTTAGAGCTAGATAAGGCTTGCAATGTTTGAGATAACCACCTGTTGCAACGGTTTTAAAGGCGGTTTTGTGACATGATTCGTGACTATCACGTATTGATAGGAAATGGTTCAGCATAATACTTTCAAATGAAAGCATCTTTTGCTTCATTCCATCAACAGGCGGATCACTTCGTTTCCTAATTGTTGGAAAAACTGGGTCAGGCAAAAGTTCAACAGGAAACTCAATTCTCGGAAAGGAAATCTTCTCCGTTGACATGAGTAGTGCTTCTGTCACTGAAACCTGTAAACTTGGACGTAACGAGCGTAACGGAGTTACTATTGATGTAagttttccttctctttttctcttctagCTTTTGTGCCTCATAGAAATGATGATCAAACTCCTTTATTACTGGACCCGGCTATGTAGACGTTTCTGTGCTAAATGAacaatttacagaaaatgaaattagaGCAGAACACGCTTAAAGACAACAACCAAAACAGcattacatgtattttattGACACTCCACAGGTCATGGACTCGCCTGGTCTGTTCGACACCAAGAAGACGCACGAGGAGGTGGCGATAGACGTTGTTCAAGCCGTCGCTTGCATGCATCCGGGGCCCACTGCAGTCCTCTACGTCATCTCGTTGGCCAACCGCTACACGCAGGAAGAGAATGGCGTGTACGAGAGGCTGAAAAGTCTCCTGGATAAGCACGTGACAGAGTACATGATTGTCATCTTCACGCGCGGCAGCGATCTGAGGCAAAATAAGAAGACTATCGAGGATTTTCTGTCACGTGCGCCTTCCGAACTTCGCAAGGTGCTGGAGGAGTGCGGCGACCGCTACGTGGTGTTTGAAAACTTCGCTGACGACAAAGACAGCCAGGTAGACCGTTTGTTGCAGATGGTGCGCACACTGAGCGCGGCGCATGGTGGCCAACCATACATGTGTCCTAAGTACGGTGAGGTCGGCGAAAAGATGAATAAGGAGGTTGACAAGAGAATGAAAAAGGCAGAGAAGCGGGagttacaaagaaagaagtacGTACAGGacctgaagatgatgatgaaacaagCTCAAGAGCAAGCGGAGACACTAAGAACGGAGTTAGAGAAACAGGCAAagaagagagatgaagaaataaagatgagCAGCATGGGAAGGGAGGATAAACTAACAACCATAATGGAAGCCATGCAGAAGCATGAGCTCATTTATGAAGCAAGCGAGCTGAAGCAATTGCTGTACGAAAtggaaaaggagaaaagtaAAGAACTAAACGATGCAGAGCAGCTCTCGAAAGGGAGAATAGAGGTTTTTGAGAAGCAGACCAAAGAAAACTACGAGAAACGCATCGCGGAGGCAATAGAAGAGAGTAAAAAACGTGAAGCGAATTTTGAGGGGGAGATGAAGAAACTTAAGGACTCGATCGCAAATCGTGGATGCGTTATTTCGTGACATTCAACATATTTAAAAGCAGTATTTTTCAAATAGCGATAGACAATAATCACATAATGGCGATCATTCTCTAGGCTAAGCTTGCTTTCCTAGgctgacataaaaatatagcatATATATGTACTTCATTAACCTCAACGTATGTCTGTTGTGATTAGTAACATCCACAAATCTTATAACTCTTATAATATATCTAACCTTTTCACTGCACTTTTTGTCAGCAATGACAACTAAAGCTAGCGTCAAGATAACAAATAGTttgtaaaacacaaatgatGAAACAAATAAGACTTCCACTTACTTCCTGCAGAATATTGAGTAACAATAGAGTTTGCAGACAAGTGTACATCAtcacatgttttgttttacacatCAATGACTTATATGattataaaaaagtaaaaacatttttccttgtAACGAAACATGCAGACGGCATTAAAGATACGATTTTGgttgctgaaatattttcatctgaaatgtttttgttacaaTATCATTGGTGACAATGAATTCCAGATTCCTGTtgaaggacacaaaggtgatgttggtttcgcccaccttgatgtgacttggtgaaCAAGAGAGGGAAAATTGATTTCTTCTTGTCGACCATAGGAGGGCTtgctttttatcatcattgcgtttaagtttgtttgacaccatccagtctttgacttcattaatacagacttctaaGACGCTGGttgcagagtgagactcagccagCGCGTATCATCaacatatgattgatgagaaacgttgtgagactggatgcaagatgaaagtagcttcatatacacaataaacagcagtgggccgagtactgagccttgagggccgccacaagaaagtggagcagggcgagatgtttgaccatcaacaaacagtcTGCGTGCTATCAGTGAGACATGAGTTGAACCAGCTAGTGCAGGTACAGAAATCCCGTAGAGGGTGTCTAGTCTATGAAAGAGTACAGAGTGGTTCAAAGTGTCAAATGTATTAGACAGGTCCAGTAGGATTAAGGCAGAAATATCACCACTGCCAAGGCCAGATAATATGTCGGTGCCCAGCCTGCAAGAGCGCATGGGTCATCTAGAAGGGCACCTTGTGGGAAATTTGCGGGTTTTGGAGGAGGGGCCCTTAAGGGACCTTGGTGGGAAATCCGTGAGGAACTATCGCTTTCCGCGAAATCCCTACAGACAACCCGCAAACCTCCGCGTATAACCGTCGTTTCCCGCCAAAGCCCCCGTCAACGTACCGTAAATAACCAGCCTCCCCAGTCTCAGCTGTTCACAAACTGCAATACTTTATTTGGCTTTCTTATGTCGCATGTTATGAACACTGCTAGCTCtgactttgttgttttgtatagTCACAACGTGGATATATTGTGTTCAATGTATGCTGTAAGCCCATGGCCAGCTATGTACACTCAAGTGTTATAGTTGGGAGGTGGGTGTAGGCTAGTGCCGAGTTGATAGTCTGTCGGGTAGCACATTGGGATGTACCTGTGATGTAAGGGTGACACCCAGCTATGTCCACTCAAGTGGTATAGTGGTGCACCCAGGGGTGGCAGAACTCGATGCTTCAGAGCAGAGCCCATTGGGTTGCTGAATAGCTTTGATGATCTATTGTCAAGATGATGTTTTTGTCTGGTATGGAGGTGACTGCCAGCTATGTCCACTCAAGTGGCATAGTGGGGTATCCCGAGTGTAACTTGTACGGCTGAATTGTCAATAGCCCCAGTTGCTGTGCAGATGTGGAAACATAGTGTCTATGTTGCTGCACGAACCAGGTTGTTGAACTGGTTGATGTTTAACAGTCTGTGTAAAAAGCACAGTGTGGTGATATGGCTGATGTTGAAAAGTCTTAGGAAAATGCCAATTTTGGAGGAATTTGTTTATGTTGTAACAACTTTTTTTGGATGAAAATTCAATGTTGTTAATGAGTTCTGGTTGCTTTACTTACTAAGGCTGATGCATACGTGTTAATAAGTATGTTTGCTGTTGGAATTTAATGGAAATGTGCTAATCCACTTTTAGGCCAAACTGAATGTGTAtagattttgattttgaaaaaaaaaattgttccttGTCAGTTGCAGTTTTTCCCCCAGAGAAAGGGGtgttgtagaaaatgtattttctacttttagcaaAGTTTCATTAGAGCTTTGATCACCAACTGCTTACTGGTCAAGTTGCCACCACTCCGGCTAATGACAGGACCGGATGATCAAGTCGGGGCTCATAAATCTGCGCCATCGAGGAGAGataagttttgaaaatatgttcTGACCTAGATGTAGActatttctgtatatatatatatgttttattacatcttccctttaaattacattctttcgtttcagatatatatatatatatatcttgctcTGTTTTACTGATGTGGTGAATGGACATGTAGtgagtgttgtaattaggtgtagTCAAATCCTTGGCAAAAGAGTTATCCATTGCGCGACAGAGCACTCAACCGTTACAGCTGGCCAGCCTGCCGACCCTTTACAACTGGCCAGCACACATAACCTTTACACAACCACACCATATTCTTCCTGTCTCGCTACTCTTGATTAGCAAGTTTTCACCTTTGATGTTAGTGGCTCCTATCTGGTTACTAGTGCCAAATACTCCAAATCGTATTCTCCACTCCAAATACTCTATAGTATCTGCCAGACCCATCATTCCGTGGCATTAGCCAGTCACAAATTCTCCCGGGCACATACTCCTGGTCACCTTCCAGCTCAAGACACCCGCCTACCCCCTGACACGCAATGGTTTCTGCACTTGCCGTGTCTCTCTGGGAAGTGAAGGGTTGGGCAGTGACAGTGAATTATACTGTCTTCCCCGTTTTTCTTTAAgctatcttaaaaaaaaacaaccctatTACTTATTCAACAGGTGTGGTTCAGCCACCCATGCTGTGTCGACTCGTTAACTTCACGTTACCCTTTTCTGACTAACATCACAACGTGAAATACCTCTATAATTGCTAAAATTTTTCTTATCGTCTTTATTAAATAACCAGAATAGGTTCAGTccattttataatataaaaaaattgaacagaCATTATCTTTACCAAgtaaattattgaaatgttCGTAAAAAATATCAACAGGAGTGTTGTTATTAACATTACTACATTTTGAAGAAGTTTTATGCAGAGTGCtccaaaacatttgttgttttttatggaAGTTGTCAgcttataattatattatagtctcattaaataaattcttttccttttcagtaaattttattctattttcttactttaaatACCTATGtctgttatcatcatcatgttttctaacatattttaagttatttcCTCACcaactgtctttctttttcatgttcctGATCAAACCAGTTATCCTATACCTCATTCTTAAAAGTATCAACACACTTTTCGATACACTTAGCATTTTCCTTAAAACACCTATTAAATAAGCCAAAAGCCTCCTTTATGTCAGAGTCTATCAGTTCCATAGCGTGGTTTGAActaaagtctttttattattcatgtttCTTATACATTTATGagcattattattagtttagtttagtccttgttactcctcgaggagcacatGTTCGCAACAGGGCATTATTATTACTCCAGCAACAAATAACGGTCTCCAGCTACTAATATATACTTATCCCCATACTTAAACATGCACGTACTCTACTAAGAATTCTTTGATACTgccacaaacataaaaaatttcttcatcatgatcaagattatttttaaccATTCGGAAAATAATCAAATTAGTGAACTGGTAATATATGGTAGCCAGTTATTACTTATTATGTATATCAAACCGCCCAAATAACGACCCTGATTAGTAAATTGAACAGAAGATTTATGAAAACATGAATTGCTAGAAAAGACTGTGCAGGCAAAGTCTTCCCTAAATGTTTCTgcaagaagaattaaaaatgacTGTACAAAAGACAACAATTCATTGTCATTCAGTTTATCTTACAGACCTCACACATTTCAATgttactgaaaagaaaagaagacgtACCACGAGGTTCTGCACCATGTTCATCATCAATTCCTTTTCTCGCGATCAAGGCACGTAACTCTCGCTAATTTTGTTTGACCTCAAGAGCATTACCGCCCTTACGTAAGGAGTGTCGTATGTCTTGTGAACCACACCAAGCAAACTCGATACGCACTCGTTACTAGCATCATTATTAGAAgcagaataattaaaataattaaaaaaatctgagagTGTAAAACAGGGTTAGCAAATCTCTAGCTCATTTCTACAAGAGCACCATTGTCTTCAGTAAGAAATCTGCTTCCATCAATTGTCAAACACCATCTTCACTGTTGGTGGATTAACCCAAGTTTTCCCGACTGCTAACATTACAAACAGTGAGATAGCAGACAGACTGAAAATTTACAAAGAGCTACTGAAGTTTTTAGCAAACAAGTGGCCGACTGACATCGCTCACTGACAGAACATACAGACAACAAAATTAAGTTCCTATCGAGTACTATCTTCgatctaagaaaagaaaacaatgatttaaaaaaaatagaagttcTTTAAATACAAacgagagaaatgaaagaagaaatcccTGGGTTAATCTCACTGACGAAAGAGCAGCAAGAAGAGATAAACAAGCTGGAACAATATTCGCGGAGAGATTCTGTGAATATACATGGCCTTCTGGATAATGGCAGAGAGGAAACAAGTGGGGAATGTGAACAGAATTTCCTAGACGTCATCAATCTTACTCTCGGTCTGTcagacattaacacacacaATATCTCAGCACTACATAGAATGTGGAGAAAAGGTTAGTCGTGTGCAGTCAGCTCCGCTTCTGTCCTCCCACTGACTAAAAATATCTTCCTGTCATGGAGTCTCCCCATCAGATCGAGTCAACGACTTTCCGAAAAACCTGACGGGAAGGTATTTTTAGAAGAGTAGCGCAGCTTGGATTGCACAGAGGAAGCGAGAAATTTTGTCCACTACACTCACGCTTTGGCTTTCGTTAGAAAACCTACAGTCCATCCGTTCTCGTGCAAGACCTAAATAGTTCATACAAGATATGTCCGAaggtaaggtttttttttttacatattcgCTTATTCATCAATTTATTAATGGTCAATGATGATAACTACGAAAAGAATCCATACCAAGGGTGGAAAAAACAATATTACAAGATAATATTAAGAACTTCAGAAGGAGTACTATAAATATCAATATCAGCaggtaatattttaatatttctttttaatatttctgacTTTAAATGCATGACACGCACTACTTACAAAAGTCAAAAGCAACATAGAAGAACTCGCAGAAAATCATAGTTTATCCTATTTTTAGAGGGGGAGAACGTACCACTGCAACATGTAGATGTTCGGGTTCGATGACGAGTAACTCACGTACCTCAACATCACACCTATTTGGTTTCCTATATTTCGAGTGCCGGAATAATCACCACTGCAACGTATAGATGTTCGGATCCGCTGTTAAGTGACTACCCTACCTTGAAATCCCATCCCTTCTTCGTTTACTCTattttgagtgagagagagagagtactaATGCATAGTGCAAATGTTTGGGTCCACTGTCGAGTGTCTACGTACCTCAAAACTTCTCTCATTTTCCTTCATATTTCGTTGATCTCCAGTTCGGGAAAAGCAccattgtgtttgtttggtcCGCAGTCAAATGGCTTGGCTCACGTTCGTcgaaatctgttttctttccttttagttATCAGTTACTTGGGAGCGTAAGTAGACAAAATGAGATAGCGTTGTAGGAGTTAGGTATGTGTCATGTAGGATGAAATTGGTTTGCGTGTGTAAATATGTCAGAACCACTACACTGTGTCGAACACATTGATACACTAGCACGCGTTCCTTCATgcgacagaaaacaaacatttcatgaCAGAGCCGGCACTAGGGTGAGTGGGGCGACCGCCCAAGGCCCCGCACCATCATTCTTCCATCATAATATTCGTTTGACTTTCACGCAGCATTTGGTTATAACTTTCTCGAACATACATTAACTCACTACTccatattaatatattttctcGCATCTTAATTAGTTCAATGTTTCGAAATATAGACAGAAATTCGATAGCGAATTGACAAAGGTTTACTTTGGCTGGGCAAGGAATTTCTGCCTTATTCTTTCCTTCACAAGCTTTCATATTCGTCCTTCTGTCACACAGGCCTATTCGGGAATGGCTAAACTTACAGTGAATACTGGCCTCCCTACAGAACACTACGTAGTCACGTGGTCTCACTCACAACTACAGTACTACGAAATCATAACCTGTCAGGAGTGGTAACTCTGGTCCCTGACAAAACAATGTTGcgaaatacatttttgttttacacaccTTTTTGTGTCGTCTggtctcgaaaaaaaaaaaatagcgaacAAAAGCAGTAGTCAAACGGAGCACATTTGACGAGAGAAGTCATCCAGCGCGCAACTTAACGATACACATAGGACaacgctttaagaaaaaaaaaatcatgttctTTTTATGGATTCCAAGGTCTGCTAAGTGAGGGTGTGTAGTagacagaacaaaagaacaCAATGCGAAATATATCAGGCTAGATACTAAATAGCATACCCGACGAGTAGAAGCTTGAATTGCAGCGGAAAATTCCAATTGGGAACTTCGTTCTCTTCCCAGGACCACAAAGAGAAACAGACTGATGTTAGAGCTTTAGGGAGCCGCGACTAATGGTCCGGCCGCAGTCTGTAGTGACAACCACgaggacattcttagaccgtcctagcagctaaaaaaagtaacttagtgaaccgaattcagCTGTCGAATTCGCCATGCATGCAGTCATGAATGTGGTGTGCGTCTCGAAAACAGAGCgaaattttaatttctgctgcaaatctcgtacagatgtgaacatttacaaatttgagtgagcttgcaatgctagttatttatgtactttgtttggaatgtaaggaaacagagctttacatcatttgcacagataaaGGTTGGATGGGGGTTGGATTGTCCAACTCAAACCAAATGTCACAGagtgtgaagacaatt
This is a stretch of genomic DNA from Pomacea canaliculata isolate SZHN2017 linkage group LG3, ASM307304v1, whole genome shotgun sequence. It encodes these proteins:
- the LOC112558756 gene encoding immune-associated nucleotide-binding protein 1-like encodes the protein MATKGGSLRFLIVGKTGSGKSSTGNSILGKEIFSVDMSSASVTETCKLGRNERNGVTIDVMDSPGLFDTKKTHEEVAIDVVQAVACMHPGPTAVLYVISLANRYTQEENGVYERLKSLLDKHVTEYMIVIFTRGSDLRQNKKTIEDFLSRAPSELRKVLEECGDRYVVFENFADDKDSQVDRLLQMVRTLSAAHGGQPYMCPKYGEVGEKMNKEVDKRMKKAEKRELQRKKYVQDLKMMMKQAQEQAETLRTELEKQAKKRDEEIKMSSMGREDKLTTIMEAMQKHELIYEASELKQLLYEMEKEKSKELNDAEQLSKGRIEVFEKQTKENYEKRIAEAIEESKKREANFEGEMKKLKDSIANRGCVIS